From the genome of Candidatus Omnitrophota bacterium:
ATGTGTATGTACTATATAATAATATGCTACCTATAAGTAGTCTACTACCTATAGGTAGCATATAATTTAGGAGGCACATCATGAGCCCATATTGCAGATTTTGTTATAGGCAGTTGGTGGCTGAAGCAGTAATTACGGGCATTGCATTGATAGTTAAGGGAATTTGGAGGGTTGTGGGGAGGCTATTTTGAACCACATCCACCCCAGAGGAGCCCACGGGGCACCTCTGGGGTGTCTTGTTATTTAAATATTATGTTAGCTATAAATCCAAATATAAGAACCTGCGGGACGGTGATGATGGGGAGAAATATCGCCACGCGTTTGCCGACGTTGAGCCAGAGAAGGCCGATCTCGGTGTAGTCTGTGACTACGCCTGCCATGAGGAATATAAAGGCATTGCCTACTGCCCCTGTCTGGCGAAAAATCTCAAAGGCAAGAGGAGCGGTGCCCTCAGAACATACCTCTATTATAGTGGCGAGGCCTAACGTAGCGAGCATGCCGAGGAATGTAGGGCCCATGTAGTGGTGGAATATATGGGAAGGCATATAGGCGGCTATAAGGCTTGCCAAGCCCATACCTATAAGTATCCACCATAAAACCATATTCATAAGCATTCGCATACCTTTATATACGCCTTTCAGGTCTAGTAATAATTGATTTCCGGAAAATTTATAAGCTGAGGCTTTTTTCCTGAAATCAGCTATGATAGAAAAATCTTTATCAAGCTGTATAGTATTTTTATTGGTTTCGATAATGCCTTTTGATTCAAGAATCTGATAAATAAGACCCGTAGTGATCGCTATGATAAGAGCTGAGAATATAATATATAATGCCTTCGCGAGGCCGAAGAACGCTATGAGCATGAGAGTAATAGGCAGATTTGCCCAGGGGCTAGCGAGAAGAAACGCCACGACAGCGGGATTTGACGCGCCTTTTTTATGGATCGCTATGGAAAGAGCGAGGATACCGTGGCTGCAGGCGCTCATGAGGAATCCCAATAAGCCCGCGTAAAGAATGGTGCGTTTGCGGGGTTTAGCGAGGATATGGGAGATGTATTCCCTGGGCACAAAATGGTCTATGATGCCGCCGAGGATAAAGCCCAGAAGCAGTGCCCACCAGATCTTATTGAGATACATTAAAAGATT
Proteins encoded in this window:
- a CDS encoding permease; the protein is NLLMYLNKIWWALLLGFILGGIIDHFVPREYISHILAKPRKRTILYAGLLGFLMSACSHGILALSIAIHKKGASNPAVVAFLLASPWANLPITLMLIAFFGLAKALYIIFSALIIAITTGLIYQILESKGIIETNKNTIQLDKDFSIIADFRKKASAYKFSGNQLLLDLKGVYKGMRMLMNMVLWWILIGMGLASLIAAYMPSHIFHHYMGPTFLGMLATLGLATIIEVCSEGTAPLAFEIFRQTGAVGNAFIFLMAGVVTDYTEIGLLWLNVGKRVAIFLPIITVPQVLIFGFIANIIFK